In Priestia megaterium NBRC 15308 = ATCC 14581, the following proteins share a genomic window:
- a CDS encoding GntR family transcriptional regulator has translation MFDLDIRSRKPIYEQLVDKLKELIIHEVFKADQKLPSVRLLAKELTINPNTIQKAYRELEHQNYIYSVPGKGSFVTPQVDTLNNEKVKKMKEELVKLLAEAMYLGMDKDEILSLISQAEKAVKGGSDSD, from the coding sequence ATGTTCGATTTAGATATTCGTAGTCGCAAGCCGATATACGAGCAATTAGTAGATAAATTGAAAGAGCTTATTATTCATGAAGTCTTTAAGGCCGATCAAAAGCTTCCATCTGTTCGGCTGTTAGCAAAAGAATTAACGATTAATCCAAATACAATTCAAAAAGCGTATCGTGAACTAGAACATCAGAATTATATTTATTCAGTTCCAGGCAAAGGAAGTTTTGTAACGCCTCAAGTTGATACACTAAATAACGAGAAGGTGAAAAAGATGAAAGAAGAATTAGTGAAACTGTTGGCAGAAGCTATGTATTTAGGGATGGATAAAGATGAAATTCTATCACTTATTTCACAGGCTGAAAAAGCAGTAAAAGGAGGAAGCGATAGTGATTGA
- a CDS encoding RNA polymerase sigma factor, whose translation MCGEELQDYLNQVLAYLLKNGVNRQDAEDITQEVALKYLEKQEMVDPEKIKAWMFRVALNKRCDLGRRKIVKDRYTSSYKEEPVMYTPIQQVLRNEEVAECQAILNKLNPKYRNLLLLKYGFGFKYEEIAELLNMQMTTLKSALYRARKYFVKGYNEVI comes from the coding sequence ATGTGCGGCGAGGAATTACAAGATTATTTGAATCAGGTGCTGGCTTATTTATTGAAAAATGGCGTGAATAGACAAGACGCCGAAGATATTACGCAAGAAGTAGCATTAAAATATTTAGAAAAACAAGAAATGGTCGATCCTGAAAAAATAAAAGCTTGGATGTTTCGCGTCGCATTAAATAAACGGTGTGATTTAGGAAGGCGTAAAATAGTGAAAGACCGCTATACGTCTTCTTACAAAGAAGAGCCCGTTATGTATACGCCTATTCAGCAGGTGCTTAGAAATGAAGAAGTGGCTGAATGTCAGGCAATTTTAAATAAATTGAATCCTAAGTATCGCAATTTGCTTCTATTAAAATATGGATTTGGATTTAAATATGAAGAAATTGCCGAGTTATTAAATATGCAGATGACTACGTTAAAATCAGCTCTTTACCGCGCGCGCAAATACTTTGTAAAGGGATATAATGAAGTCATTTAA
- a CDS encoding ABC transporter ATP-binding protein, with translation MIELKAIKKEFEEMEALRDVTLSIKKGSIYGLLGSNGAGKTTLLKIIAGIYKQDHGKIAIDGEEVFENVGLKERLIFMPDSLYFFPQTTIKQLASFYRSVYPTWNEERFQKLKEAFPIQLHKKVHRMSKGMQRQVGFWLAMSAMPDVLILDEPLDGLDAVMRQKIKNLLVQDVAEREMTILISSHNLREVEDLCDHVGILHHGQLLIEKELDDLKSDVHKIQVAFEGDVPLALYDTLDILYQEKRGSVLLCIVRGKENHLVNKVRSYKPLIFDILPLTLEEIFIYEMGDVGYAIENIIV, from the coding sequence GTGATTGAACTGAAGGCGATAAAAAAAGAGTTTGAAGAAATGGAAGCTCTAAGAGACGTCACGCTTTCTATAAAAAAAGGATCTATTTACGGACTGCTTGGCTCGAACGGGGCAGGGAAAACAACGCTATTAAAAATCATTGCAGGTATTTACAAGCAAGATCACGGGAAAATCGCAATAGACGGCGAGGAAGTATTTGAAAACGTTGGCTTAAAAGAACGTCTTATTTTTATGCCGGATTCTCTTTATTTTTTCCCTCAAACAACGATTAAGCAATTAGCGTCTTTTTATAGAAGCGTCTATCCGACTTGGAACGAAGAGCGGTTTCAAAAATTAAAAGAAGCTTTCCCAATTCAATTACATAAAAAGGTACACAGAATGTCCAAGGGAATGCAGCGTCAAGTAGGTTTTTGGTTAGCGATGTCTGCTATGCCTGATGTACTTATCTTAGATGAGCCGCTCGATGGGTTAGATGCGGTAATGCGTCAAAAAATTAAAAACCTTCTTGTCCAAGACGTGGCAGAACGGGAAATGACGATTTTAATTTCATCACATAACTTACGAGAAGTGGAAGATCTTTGTGATCATGTAGGCATCTTGCATCACGGTCAATTATTAATTGAAAAAGAACTGGATGATTTAAAATCAGACGTGCACAAAATTCAAGTTGCATTTGAAGGAGATGTGCCGCTAGCGCTTTATGACACGCTGGACATTTTATATCAAGAAAAACGAGGAAGCGTCTTGCTTTGTATTGTTCGAGGAAAAGAAAATCACTTAGTCAACAAAGTTCGATCGTATAAGCCTTTAATTTTTGACATCTTGCCACTTACGCTGGAAGAAATCTTTATTTATGAAATGGGGGATGTGGGTTATGCAATCGAAAACATCATCGTTTAA
- a CDS encoding MFS transporter: MSYTVIGTSAFRKTNVALFAAGFNTFSILYCTQAILPEFSREFGISPAFASLSLSLTTITLAVSMLFLGSLSEVWGRKKLMGLSLIFASLLCIMTAFSSTFETLLIFRVIQGIVLAGLPSVAMAYLGEEIEPGSLGKAMGIYISGNAFGGVAGRLMTGMLTEYFNWSVALDVVSVISLLATFVFFMNLPDSQNFTSRSFELRQLTGSLRSHLQDKGMLCLFAIGFALLGSNVALYNYIGYALSAPPYSWNHTLVSFIFVIFFVGVFSSVWMGTLADRYGRKKVLLCTIAVTLIGSIVTLHPVLWIKITGLLLLTFGFFGSHSIASSWVGRRATHDKAQASSLYLFFYYAGSSVGGTVAGLCWSAYGWKGVIALIGVFLTTAFFLAVRLSKMPAQQTHVH, encoded by the coding sequence GTGAGTTATACCGTAATTGGAACATCAGCTTTTCGCAAAACAAATGTTGCGCTTTTTGCAGCAGGCTTCAACACATTTTCGATTTTATATTGTACGCAGGCCATTTTACCCGAATTTTCTAGAGAATTTGGGATATCCCCGGCGTTTGCGAGTTTATCTCTTTCGTTAACAACCATCACGCTTGCTGTTAGTATGCTTTTTTTAGGTTCTTTATCGGAAGTGTGGGGACGAAAGAAACTGATGGGCCTATCGTTAATTTTTGCGTCATTGCTATGCATCATGACAGCATTTAGCTCTACCTTTGAAACGCTGTTAATTTTTCGCGTTATTCAAGGAATCGTGTTAGCAGGGCTGCCTTCTGTGGCCATGGCTTACTTAGGAGAAGAAATTGAACCCGGGAGTTTAGGAAAAGCGATGGGGATTTATATAAGCGGAAACGCCTTTGGAGGCGTAGCGGGAAGGCTTATGACAGGAATGCTCACGGAGTATTTTAACTGGTCGGTAGCTCTTGATGTTGTAAGCGTAATTAGTTTATTGGCCACATTTGTTTTTTTTATGAACTTGCCCGATTCACAGAACTTTACTTCCAGGTCCTTTGAACTTCGTCAGCTTACCGGCTCTCTTCGCAGTCATCTTCAAGATAAAGGGATGCTTTGTCTTTTTGCTATTGGTTTTGCACTGCTTGGAAGTAACGTAGCTTTATACAATTATATTGGATACGCTCTATCCGCTCCTCCGTATTCTTGGAATCATACGCTTGTCAGTTTTATTTTTGTTATTTTCTTTGTTGGAGTATTCAGCTCGGTCTGGATGGGGACGCTGGCGGATCGATATGGTCGGAAGAAAGTGCTGTTATGTACGATTGCTGTTACGCTTATAGGTTCAATCGTTACGCTGCATCCCGTTTTATGGATAAAAATTACCGGGCTTTTGCTGCTGACCTTTGGCTTTTTTGGAAGTCATTCCATCGCAAGCAGCTGGGTAGGAAGAAGAGCAACGCATGACAAAGCTCAAGCTTCGTCTTTGTATTTGTTTTTTTACTATGCAGGATCAAGCGTTGGCGGGACGGTGGCTGGCTTATGCTGGAGTGCGTACGGCTGGAAAGGTGTTATTGCTTTAATTGGTGTGTTTCTTACAACAGCCTTTTTCCTAGCTGTTCGTTTGTCAAAAATGCCGGCTCAGCAGACGCATGTTCACTAA
- a CDS encoding PH domain-containing protein, whose amino-acid sequence MGILDGLLGNASEADIRGTEKDLQNILIANERVEQAYKVIRDLMVFTTKRLIIVDKQGVTGKKTDYHSIPYKTITHFSVETAGTFDLDAELNIWVSGSSAPISKEFRKDKSIYDVQKVLASYVLD is encoded by the coding sequence TTGGGTATATTAGATGGACTATTAGGAAATGCATCAGAAGCAGATATAAGAGGAACTGAAAAAGATTTACAAAACATTTTAATTGCCAACGAGCGAGTGGAACAAGCATATAAAGTCATTCGCGATTTGATGGTGTTTACGACGAAACGCTTAATTATCGTTGATAAGCAAGGAGTGACGGGAAAGAAAACAGATTATCATTCCATTCCTTATAAGACGATTACCCATTTTAGCGTAGAAACGGCTGGAACGTTCGATTTAGATGCGGAATTAAATATTTGGGTATCGGGTTCTAGCGCGCCGATCTCAAAAGAATTTCGTAAAGATAAAAGCATTTACGACGTGCAAAAAGTATTAGCATCTTATGTATTAGATTAA
- a CDS encoding 1,4-dihydroxy-2-naphthoate polyprenyltransferase produces MTSHNKENKAAVEQYSKGKILWQLTRPHTLTASFVPVLIGTVLAMFYGHVNVWMFLAMLFSCLWIQIATNLFNEYYDFKRGLDTEDSVGIGGAIVRHGMKPKTVLNLALISYGIALILGVYICANSSWWLALVGLVGMAIGYLYTGGPLPIAYTPFGELFSGLCMGAMFVLISFFIQTNTVTSESIFVSLPIAILVGAINLSNNIRDIEEDTKGGRRTLAILLGSKNAIRFLAALFGIAYIWTVALVVFFGISPWIFLVFLSAPKPIQAVQAFVRGELIAMKATAQTNTFFGFTLSIGLLIGYLVS; encoded by the coding sequence ATGACAAGTCATAACAAAGAAAACAAAGCTGCAGTCGAGCAGTATAGCAAAGGGAAAATTTTGTGGCAATTAACCCGTCCTCATACGCTAACAGCATCGTTTGTACCGGTTTTGATTGGTACAGTTCTAGCCATGTTTTATGGCCATGTGAACGTTTGGATGTTTCTTGCGATGCTTTTTTCATGTTTGTGGATTCAAATTGCGACGAACTTATTTAACGAGTACTATGATTTTAAACGCGGGTTAGACACAGAAGACTCCGTAGGTATCGGAGGAGCTATCGTCAGACACGGAATGAAACCGAAAACGGTATTAAATTTAGCACTGATTTCTTATGGAATTGCTCTTATTTTAGGTGTATATATATGTGCAAACAGCAGCTGGTGGCTTGCTTTAGTTGGATTAGTAGGTATGGCGATTGGTTATTTGTATACGGGCGGACCGCTTCCGATTGCGTATACGCCGTTTGGAGAATTATTTTCAGGTCTTTGCATGGGTGCCATGTTCGTTTTAATTTCATTTTTTATTCAAACAAATACCGTAACGTCTGAAAGCATCTTTGTATCACTTCCGATTGCGATTTTAGTAGGGGCGATTAATTTGTCTAACAACATTCGCGATATAGAAGAAGACACAAAAGGCGGACGACGTACGCTAGCTATTTTATTAGGTTCCAAAAATGCGATTAGATTTTTAGCTGCTTTGTTTGGCATTGCGTATATTTGGACCGTTGCATTAGTGGTATTCTTCGGTATTAGCCCTTGGATTTTCTTAGTGTTTCTTAGTGCACCTAAGCCAATTCAAGCCGTACAAGCATTTGTACGCGGAGAGCTTATTGCGATGAAAGCAACTGCTCAAACAAATACGTTTTTTGGATTTACTTTATCAATTGGGTTATTAATTGGCTATTTAGTAAGCTGA
- a CDS encoding YhgE/Pip domain-containing protein: MKNTVYIYTRDLKRIFTNWAMIIIVLTLMILPSFYAWFNIKASWDPYGRTEGIAIAVTSEDEGATIRGQHVNVGKDIIATLKKNKTLGWTFVSKEKADHGVKHGDYYASIVIPKDFSQKLGTVLQDRLEKPVIIYKVNEKINAVAPKITSKGASSLTQQISEKFVKTANGAIFSVFNELGITLQRDLPTIQQVEQRIFELENRLPEIKKVINEANDTTQKAGAIVSKAQAALPEVERLTADGAQMTQQLNTFLTKSDQVLKNAEPTINETLQRVQQRALGVQELKNQLMEKDIAPAEVSAAAEQLKVQLTKQIADTGEILTLLTDLNALSQQQVLSPVINDVKDVNKLLQQQLSDVNSLQQQTQNGDAPTQSVLDRFSSRTDQVVSKLNTLTNSYSSTIVPAVEQAIKEAKDKTASANSLLEEANKSMPDVSNVLSKTASGILLGQQELAKITKDFPRIEQNVHNIADKIREFQRKENIEDIINLLKNDVQKESDFFAKPVLLKEERLYPIPNYGSAMSPFYTTLCLWVGALLLVSILSVEVADEERFKSYEVYLGRLLTFLSIALVQAFIVTLGDLFLINTYVVDKVPFIFLGLLCSFVFMTIVYTLVAIFGNAGKAMAIVLLVLQLSAAGGTFPIQVVPAFFQAINPFLPFTYAISMMREVVGGMLADIVRKDVTVLLCIWLGVLLVGIFLHKPLSKTSAKLTKKARESKLIH, from the coding sequence ATGAAAAATACTGTTTATATTTATACGCGGGATTTAAAAAGAATTTTCACCAATTGGGCGATGATTATCATTGTGCTGACGCTTATGATTCTGCCGTCTTTTTACGCATGGTTTAATATAAAAGCATCATGGGATCCTTACGGACGGACTGAAGGTATTGCCATTGCAGTAACAAGCGAAGACGAAGGTGCTACGATAAGAGGGCAGCACGTGAACGTGGGAAAAGATATTATTGCAACGCTAAAGAAAAATAAAACGCTTGGATGGACGTTTGTCTCCAAAGAAAAAGCTGATCACGGAGTAAAACACGGAGACTATTATGCAAGTATTGTTATTCCAAAAGATTTTTCACAAAAGCTTGGTACCGTTCTTCAAGACCGTTTGGAAAAGCCGGTCATTATCTACAAAGTAAACGAAAAAATAAACGCCGTGGCGCCTAAAATTACAAGCAAAGGAGCCAGCAGCTTAACACAACAGATCAGTGAAAAATTCGTCAAAACAGCGAATGGAGCTATTTTTTCTGTGTTTAACGAACTAGGTATTACACTGCAGCGGGATTTGCCGACTATTCAACAAGTTGAACAACGAATTTTTGAGCTCGAAAATCGTCTTCCTGAAATCAAAAAAGTAATTAATGAAGCGAATGACACCACTCAAAAAGCTGGAGCTATTGTATCGAAAGCTCAGGCTGCTCTTCCTGAAGTAGAGAGATTAACAGCTGACGGCGCACAGATGACTCAGCAGCTCAATACGTTTTTAACTAAAAGCGATCAAGTTTTAAAAAACGCTGAGCCAACGATCAACGAAACGCTGCAGCGGGTTCAGCAGCGAGCTCTCGGGGTTCAAGAACTGAAGAATCAGCTGATGGAAAAAGATATCGCACCGGCTGAAGTCAGCGCAGCAGCAGAACAGCTAAAAGTGCAGTTAACAAAACAAATTGCTGACACAGGAGAGATTCTTACGCTTCTTACAGATTTAAATGCGTTATCTCAACAACAAGTTCTTTCACCTGTTATTAATGACGTAAAAGATGTAAACAAGCTTTTACAGCAGCAGCTTTCGGATGTAAACAGTCTGCAGCAACAAACACAAAATGGAGATGCTCCAACTCAAAGCGTGCTTGATAGATTCAGCTCACGCACCGACCAAGTGGTTTCTAAATTAAATACGTTAACGAATTCGTATTCTTCTACGATTGTGCCGGCTGTTGAACAAGCAATCAAAGAGGCAAAAGATAAAACGGCAAGCGCAAACTCACTGCTTGAGGAAGCCAATAAAAGCATGCCGGATGTTTCGAATGTGCTGTCTAAAACAGCGAGTGGCATCTTGCTTGGGCAGCAGGAGCTTGCGAAAATAACAAAAGACTTTCCGCGAATTGAACAAAACGTGCATAATATAGCGGATAAGATACGAGAATTTCAGCGAAAAGAAAATATTGAAGATATTATTAATTTGTTAAAAAACGATGTGCAAAAAGAAAGTGATTTTTTTGCTAAACCCGTTCTTTTAAAAGAAGAGAGGCTTTATCCCATTCCAAACTACGGCTCGGCTATGTCGCCGTTTTACACAACGCTTTGCTTGTGGGTTGGGGCTTTGCTGTTAGTTTCGATTTTAAGCGTAGAAGTAGCGGATGAAGAGCGGTTTAAAAGCTATGAAGTCTATCTTGGAAGACTTTTAACGTTTTTGTCCATTGCTCTTGTGCAAGCTTTTATTGTGACGCTGGGCGATTTATTTTTAATCAACACGTACGTCGTAGATAAAGTGCCTTTTATCTTTTTAGGCTTACTGTGCAGCTTCGTATTTATGACGATTGTATATACGCTTGTTGCGATATTTGGCAATGCAGGAAAAGCAATGGCGATTGTTTTACTTGTGCTTCAGCTTTCCGCTGCAGGCGGTACATTTCCGATTCAAGTCGTGCCTGCTTTTTTTCAGGCAATCAATCCGTTTTTACCATTTACGTATGCAATAAGCATGATGAGAGAAGTGGTAGGAGGCATGTTAGCGGACATTGTCAGAAAAGACGTTACCGTTCTTCTTTGCATTTGGCTTGGCGTGCTGCTTGTTGGCATTTTTCTTCATAAGCCTCTTAGTAAAACGAGTGCAAAATTAACAAAAAAAGCGCGTGAAAGTAAATTAATTCATTAA
- a CDS encoding selenium metabolism-associated LysR family transcriptional regulator — MYYDALKTFVSVVEEQSFTKAAEKLMISQPSVSVHIKNLEKEFQTSLFLRSPKMLKITPSGEILYDRAKQMIQIYEHTKRDIYEHHHRVKGMLTIGASFTIGEYILPSFLAKLREQYPDIDVEVTIGNTKEIAQLVRHFKVDVGLIEGHTEESDLHIQSFMDDELAIVASVDHPLAQLKKVEIDDLQNQRWVAREKGSGTREYLDHVLMSNGLKMKSILTISSNQGIKEAIVHDLGMSVLSLCAIKEDVEQKHLSILDVNTAPFKRRFSYIYPANSAHKKVAELFIQLLN, encoded by the coding sequence ATGTACTATGATGCGTTAAAGACGTTTGTTTCTGTTGTAGAAGAGCAAAGCTTTACAAAAGCTGCGGAAAAGTTAATGATTTCACAGCCAAGCGTAAGCGTACACATCAAAAATCTTGAAAAAGAATTTCAAACTTCCCTGTTCCTGCGTTCACCTAAAATGTTAAAAATCACACCCAGCGGCGAAATTTTATACGATCGTGCTAAACAAATGATTCAGATATATGAGCATACGAAACGAGATATTTATGAACATCATCACCGTGTCAAAGGAATGCTAACGATTGGCGCCAGTTTCACGATTGGCGAATATATTCTCCCTTCATTTTTAGCAAAGCTTCGTGAACAATATCCTGATATTGATGTAGAAGTGACTATCGGTAATACAAAGGAAATCGCTCAGCTTGTTCGTCATTTCAAAGTAGACGTAGGACTTATTGAAGGACACACGGAAGAATCCGACTTACATATTCAGTCCTTTATGGACGATGAGCTTGCCATCGTTGCGTCAGTGGATCACCCTTTAGCTCAGCTTAAAAAAGTAGAAATTGATGATTTACAAAATCAGCGGTGGGTAGCACGTGAAAAAGGCTCTGGAACAAGAGAATATTTAGATCACGTTTTAATGTCCAACGGTTTAAAAATGAAAAGCATACTAACGATCAGCAGCAATCAAGGAATTAAAGAAGCCATCGTTCACGATTTAGGAATGTCTGTACTGTCGCTTTGCGCTATTAAAGAAGATGTAGAACAAAAACACCTATCGATTCTCGACGTTAACACCGCTCCTTTTAAGCGCCGTTTCTCCTATATCTATCCTGCTAACAGCGCTCATAAAAAAGTAGCGGAGCTTTTTATTCAACTTTTAAACTAA
- a CDS encoding alanyl-tRNA editing protein, with the protein MTERLYYSNPYTKTWETEVTETRALSNGYALTLKQTAFYPEGGGQPSDYGTIAGIEVKDVYEENGEVYHLVDTLPAQTNVTCEIDWNRRFDHMQQHSGQHLLSALLIDTYDIHTVSFHLGSEAVSIDLNVPQLSDEQLLHIEKIVNDAIYSNRPIKTYEVKKEDLHTLALRKVPDLEDEIVRIVEIEDIDVSACCGTHVNQIGELGLIKLTKTEKQRGNTRLFFKCGMRALADYQQSQEIVAELSNKFSTSRELVVERIKKLETEQKELQKQLEELKNENAAYLASELEAKKEGSFLYHHFENRTLKDVQALTKQLLQTPDTTLLFSFSSDQKVLLAHSGSEVKCGELYKELLPLYGGKGGGGPKQAQASFSSSENMNAFINSVKEKITRA; encoded by the coding sequence ATGACAGAAAGACTTTATTATAGCAATCCCTACACAAAAACGTGGGAAACAGAAGTGACAGAGACGCGCGCTCTTTCAAATGGCTACGCTTTAACGTTAAAACAAACTGCTTTTTATCCAGAAGGCGGCGGACAGCCTTCTGATTACGGTACTATTGCCGGAATTGAGGTAAAAGATGTTTATGAAGAAAATGGAGAAGTCTATCACCTCGTTGATACGCTCCCTGCACAAACGAACGTCACGTGTGAAATTGACTGGAATCGCCGCTTTGATCATATGCAGCAGCACAGCGGACAGCACTTACTTTCAGCTCTATTAATTGATACATATGATATTCACACCGTTAGCTTTCATTTAGGAAGCGAAGCTGTCTCTATTGATTTAAATGTGCCTCAGTTATCTGATGAGCAGCTATTACACATTGAAAAAATTGTAAACGACGCTATTTACAGCAACCGCCCCATTAAAACGTACGAAGTGAAAAAAGAAGATTTGCATACTCTTGCGCTTCGCAAAGTGCCCGACCTAGAAGACGAAATTGTACGCATCGTAGAAATTGAAGACATTGATGTTTCTGCCTGCTGCGGCACTCATGTGAACCAAATTGGAGAACTGGGCCTTATTAAACTTACAAAAACAGAAAAGCAGCGCGGCAATACACGCCTCTTTTTTAAATGCGGTATGCGTGCATTAGCTGATTATCAGCAGTCTCAAGAAATCGTAGCGGAACTTAGCAATAAATTCAGTACAAGCCGTGAGTTAGTTGTAGAACGAATTAAAAAATTGGAGACTGAACAAAAAGAGCTGCAAAAACAACTAGAAGAATTAAAAAATGAAAATGCAGCTTATTTAGCAAGTGAATTAGAAGCCAAAAAAGAAGGATCATTTCTGTACCATCACTTTGAAAACCGTACATTAAAAGATGTGCAAGCTTTGACAAAGCAGCTGCTTCAAACGCCTGATACAACGCTTCTTTTTTCTTTTTCAAGTGATCAAAAAGTATTGCTGGCCCACAGCGGCAGTGAGGTAAAATGCGGAGAACTTTATAAAGAACTTCTTCCACTTTACGGTGGAAAAGGCGGCGGCGGACCAAAACAAGCCCAAGCCAGCTTTTCATCTTCTGAAAATATGAACGCATTTATTAACTCAGTAAAAGAAAAAATAACTAGAGCATAA
- a CDS encoding DUF6449 domain-containing protein translates to MQSKTSSFNRGMWIQSMRNVGWIGLVYLLVLLFALPLQLIFTFTGKVEPYIEKPDTLFDVFGGLEFVLMFVVPVLLGIFLFRYIQTKIAADYIHSLPIKRSTLFHQNMLLGALVLVVPILITGIVTFAVKGVLTVENVYTTGDVLSWVGYSILINLFVLTGTVLAGMFTGMSVLQGIFLYVLFLLPGGISYLAISNVKFYWYGYAYDYYVNKNVDSLIPFLHVAKLAAHKSFSTSVFVYIGLIVLFYIVALITYQKRRVEAATLTISVGWLKPVFVYGVTACSLMLGGFYFISMKGEFSWMVVGYIIGSLIGYTVAQIILNKTWRIFTKWKGYLGFVIAAAIVGFIIHLDMFGYSTKVPAVSEIESVYFDEDIYRLTDKPENYAKGMNGYYETPYYYTSKETIKSVRQLQKQITASKDKKMDPEKQSEIEGSNGKIAVFAYKLKNGKQIVREYFIPFSDYKAFYKEIAETKEYKENFHPLLRTQNTDKIKSVSFSVPGKSNSINITNPEKVQELIHVVKQSMMNETFDEMYSTKESWASINFMDGKGQYVQEASWEKSYSEVEAWLKKEHLYERARLMPKDVEKTEVFKNSSHLKNDYRLQEDFTSLTKDEKSIKVKNNQQVETLLQRANLRDTGDYLVAFYYKDQVDTPQVYMLNENELPNELKEKLK, encoded by the coding sequence ATGCAATCGAAAACATCATCGTTTAACCGCGGCATGTGGATTCAATCCATGAGAAACGTGGGATGGATTGGGCTTGTCTACTTGTTAGTACTACTGTTCGCTTTGCCTTTACAACTGATTTTCACTTTTACAGGAAAGGTTGAGCCTTATATAGAGAAACCAGACACGTTATTTGACGTATTTGGCGGGCTAGAATTCGTGCTTATGTTCGTTGTACCAGTGTTACTTGGTATTTTCCTATTTCGATATATACAAACGAAGATTGCGGCTGACTATATTCATAGTTTACCAATTAAACGTTCTACGTTGTTTCATCAAAACATGCTTCTGGGCGCGTTGGTTTTAGTTGTTCCGATTTTAATTACGGGCATCGTGACTTTTGCCGTTAAAGGGGTTTTAACTGTTGAGAATGTTTATACAACAGGCGACGTTCTAAGCTGGGTCGGGTACAGTATTCTGATTAATTTATTTGTCCTAACTGGAACTGTTTTAGCCGGAATGTTCACCGGGATGTCTGTTCTGCAAGGAATCTTTTTATACGTTCTATTCCTTCTCCCGGGCGGAATTTCTTATTTAGCTATATCGAATGTAAAGTTTTACTGGTATGGCTATGCGTATGACTATTACGTGAACAAAAATGTTGACAGCCTTATCCCGTTTTTACACGTAGCGAAATTGGCAGCTCATAAAAGTTTTTCTACTAGTGTATTTGTTTATATTGGACTCATTGTCTTATTTTACATCGTTGCTTTAATCACCTATCAAAAAAGAAGAGTAGAAGCTGCTACGCTAACCATTTCAGTTGGCTGGTTAAAACCTGTATTCGTATACGGAGTAACCGCTTGTTCACTCATGTTAGGCGGATTTTACTTTATTAGCATGAAAGGTGAATTTTCATGGATGGTCGTGGGCTATATTATTGGTTCATTAATAGGCTATACAGTTGCTCAAATTATTTTAAATAAAACGTGGCGCATCTTTACGAAATGGAAAGGGTATCTAGGGTTTGTTATAGCTGCAGCTATTGTAGGCTTTATCATTCATTTAGACATGTTTGGCTATTCTACTAAAGTGCCGGCAGTTTCAGAGATTGAAAGTGTGTATTTCGATGAAGACATATATCGATTGACTGATAAACCTGAAAACTATGCAAAGGGAATGAATGGCTATTATGAAACGCCATATTACTATACAAGTAAAGAAACGATTAAGAGCGTTCGTCAGCTGCAAAAACAAATTACAGCATCTAAAGATAAGAAGATGGATCCTGAAAAACAAAGTGAAATAGAGGGCAGCAATGGAAAAATCGCGGTATTTGCTTACAAATTAAAAAATGGAAAGCAAATAGTTCGAGAGTACTTTATTCCATTTTCAGATTATAAAGCTTTTTATAAAGAAATTGCGGAAACAAAAGAGTACAAAGAAAATTTCCATCCGCTTTTACGAACACAAAACACAGATAAAATTAAAAGCGTAAGTTTTTCTGTTCCAGGAAAGTCAAATTCCATTAATATTACAAATCCAGAAAAAGTGCAAGAGCTTATACACGTAGTCAAACAGTCGATGATGAACGAAACGTTTGATGAAATGTACAGCACAAAAGAAAGCTGGGCGTCAATCAATTTCATGGATGGAAAAGGACAGTATGTTCAAGAAGCATCTTGGGAGAAGTCATATAGCGAAGTAGAAGCATGGCTGAAGAAAGAGCATTTATATGAACGTGCTCGCCTTATGCCAAAGGACGTAGAAAAAACCGAAGTCTTTAAAAATTCTTCTCATCTTAAAAATGATTATCGTCTTCAAGAAGATTTTACATCTCTAACGAAGGATGAGAAATCAATTAAAGTAAAAAACAATCAGCAGGTAGAAACACTTCTTCAACGTGCGAACTTACGAGACACGGGAGATTATCTTGTTGCTTTTTATTACAAAGATCAAGTAGATACTCCTCAGGTTTACATGTTGAATGAAAATGAGCTGCCAAACGAACTAAAAGAAAAACTAAAATAA